Genomic DNA from Haloplanus aerogenes:
CATCCGTCGTCGCGTACGTGGACGGCCACTCGACGACGAGACGGGTGCGGTCGTCGAGGAAGATACCCTCGATAGCGTCGCCGACCCGGATGGTGTCGCCGTCGACGGCGGCGAAGCCGTCCCAGTGGAAGGTGTAGATGACGACGCCGTACTCCGGCGGCGCGCGCGTCTCCGCCCGCACGTCGAAGTCGGAGGCGTTCATCTCCCGACCGGTCGCGTTCTCGGCCGTGCCGACCGTTGACTGCATCCGCGACGCGAAGCGGTCCGAGAAGCTCTCGGGGTTCGCCTCGATATCGCTCTGTAAGGATTCGAACGCGGCCGTCGTGTTCTCGTCGTCGAGACGCGTCCAGTACTGGACGGTCCACGTCGCGGACCCATTCTCGTTGACCGAGACGATCAGGCGAACGGAGTCGGTGTCGACGCCCTGCTGATAGACTGGACCGCTGTCGAACTGGGGAGACTGTGTCGGGTCCGAGGTCGGTGCGACAGCACCGATCACTGGAGCGGCCGCCGCCGACAGGATCAGCGCCGCGACCACGACTGTGACGAGGCGACCGGACGAGCGCTCCGACATCTGGTGACCCAGACTTTCCCCCGGTCGTAGATAGGTCTTGCCGCTTGGACCGACGTGGCAGGTCTTGCCGCTTGGACCCACGAGCAGACCGTCCATCACCGATAAATATCAGCTCGTAATACCCGTACGCATGGCAACGCTCGATACGCAGTCGTCGCCGTGCCGCGAGAAACAGCGGCGCAGTCCGTCGATTCGTGGGAGGGAAGCGTGACCCGCCGTCGCGCACCCGTCTCGCCGCCGGTCGCACTCACGATCGCCGGCAGCGACTCGGGCGGCGGTGCGGGCATCCAGGCTGACCTGAAGACCATGGAGGCCCACGGCGTCTTCGGCACGTCGGTCGTCACCGCCGTCACCGCACAGAACACGCTCGGCGTCGAGGGGTCGTACGCCCTGCCAATCGAGGAGATCGACGCGCAGTACAGCGCCGTGCAGACCGACTTCGACCTCGGCGCGGTGAAGACGGGGATGCTCGCAACCGCACCGGTGATCGATCTGGTCGCCGACCGCCTCACGGACGCCGGGGCGCCGGTCGTCGTCGACCCCGTGATGGTCGCGGCGAGCGGTGACCGTCTCCTCGATCCGGACGCCGAGGCCGCGTACGAGGACCTGATCGCGGAAGCGACGCTCGTCACGCCGAACGTCGACGAGGCGACGGTGCTGACGGGTATCGAACCGACCGACCGCGACACCGCCCGCGAGGCCGGCGAGGCGCTGGTCGGGATGGGCGCCGACGCCGCTCTCGTCAAGGGCGGGCACGTGGGGCGAGACGGCAACACGGTGACCGATACGCTGGTCGTTGACGAGGAGGACGGCCTGGCGACCCGTACGTTCGAACACCCCCGGATCGACACGGACGCCACCCACGGCTCGGGGTGTACGCTGTCGAGCGCCATCGCCGCCCATCTCGCTCACGGAGAGACGCTCCCCTTCGCCGTCGAAGCCGGGACGGCGTTCATGGAGCGAGCGGTCCGCTACAGCCTCGACGTGGGCAACGGACCGGGTGCGGTCCACCACCTCGCGGCGCTTCGCGAGGCCGCCGACCGCCACCGGACGATGACCGACGTGGCCGAGGTGGTCGAGGCGTTCGTCGACCGCGACGTGTCCCGCCTCGTCCCCGAGGTGGGGATGAACGTCGTCGGCGCGACGGCGTACGCGGAGCGGGTCGGGGAGACCGCCGCCGTCGAGGGGCGGATCACGCGCACGCTCTCGGGCGTCTCGCCCAACCGCGGGGTTCGACTCGGCGCCTCCTCGCACGTCGCGCGCTTCCTCCTCGCCGCCCGGGAGTTCGACCCCGACCTCCGCTTCGCCGTCAACTGCCGGTTCGACGACGAGACGGCGGCGGCGACGGCCGAACTCGACGGCCCCACTACGGAGTACGACCGCGACGCCGAACCCGACGACGCGAGCGGGACGATGGGCTGGGGCGCCCGGCAGGCGTTCGGCGCCGTCGACGCCGACGACCCGACGCCAGTCGCCGTCCTCGACCGCGGCGCCGTGGGCAAGGAGGCGATCATCAAGGTGGTCGCCGAGACGCCAGAGGAGTTGGGCGAGCGGGTGTTCGCGCTGCTGGATGCGGTCGAGTAGGAGACCCACAGCGTTTTACCCGCCCACGGCGGCAGAGTGGATATGACCGCCGACGGAATCGTGGGGGAGTTCCTCGCCCTGAAGTCGGAGACGGACGCCGACCTGCTGGCGATGCAGTGTGGCGACTTCTACGAGTTCTTCGCGGAGGACGCCGAGTTCGTGGGCGACGAACTCGACCTGAAGGTGTCGGAGAAATCCTCGCACGGGTCGACGTACCCGATGGCCGGGGTGCCGGTCGACGACCTGACTCCCTACCTGAAGGCGCTGGTCGAACGCGGCTACCGCGTCGCCGTCGCGGACCAGTACGAGACCGAGGACGGCCACGCCCGCGAGATTACGCGCGTCGTCACGCCCGGCACCCTCCTCGAGACGACGGACCCGGCGGCGCAGTTCCTCGCGAGCATCGTCGTCGTCGACGGCCGCTACGGCCTCGCGCTCGCGGACGTGACGACCGGCGAGTTCCTCGTGACGACGACAGACGCGGCGGCGGACGTACTGGCCGAACTCCACCGCTTCGACCCCGTAGAGGTGTTGCCGGGGCCGACCGTCGACGCGACGGGTGATCTCTTGACCCGCGTCCGCGACCGAACCGACGCCTCGATAACGGACTACGACGAGGCGGCGTTCGCGCCCGGCCGAGCCGAACGCACTCTACGCGAACAGTTCGGCGATACGGCGCTAGAGAGCGTCGGCCTCGACGACCGCGCCGGCGTCGCCGCCGCGGGCGCCGCCCTCGCGTACGTCAAGGAGACGGGCGTCGGCGTCCTCGACGCCATGACGCGCCTGCAGGCGTACGATCCGGGCGACCACCTCGACCTCGACGCCACGACCCAGCGCAACCTCGAACTCACCGAGACGATGCACGGTGACCGCGAGGGGTCGCTGCTCGGGACGGTCGATCACACCGTCACGAGCGCCGGGCGCCGTCGCCTCCGGGAGTGGCTGACCCGCCCGCGACGTGACCGGACGGTCATCGACCGTCGCCTCGACAGCGTCGACGCGCTGGCGTCGGCAGCGCTGGCCCGCGACCGGGTGCGCGAGGTACTGGACGACGCCTACGACCTCGAACGCCTCGCGGCGCGAGCGTCGAGCGGAAGCGCGGACGCGACCGATCTCCTCTCCGTCCGAGACACGCTCGCCGTCCTCCCGGCGCTCGCGGACGCGGTGGCGGATTCCCGGCTCGCGGACTCGCCGCTCTCAGACATCGTCGACCGACCAGACCGCGAGACGGCGGCGGCCCTGCTCGCCGAACTCGATTCGGCGCTATCCGAGGACCCGCCGAAGACGGTGACCGAGGGTGGCCTCTTCCGCCGCGGCTACGACGCCGACCTCGACGACCTGCTCGACCGGTACGAAGACGCCCGCGAGTGGCTCGACGGCCTCGCGGAACGCGAGAAGGCACGGACGGGCATCACCCACCTGCAGGTCGACCGCAACAAGACCGACGGCTACTACATTCAGGTGGGGAAGTCGGAAACCGACGACGTGCCCGAGGAGTACCGCGAGATCAAGACGCTGAAGAACTCGCGGCGGTACACGACCGACGAACTGGAGGAGCGGGAGCGGGAGATTCTCCGGCTAGAGGAGGCCCGCGGCGACCTGGAGTACGACCTCTTTCGCGACCTGCGCGACCGGGTGGCCGCCCACGCCGAGTGCCTGCAGGCGGTGGGACGGACGCTGGCGACGGTCGACGCCCTCGCCTCGCTGGCGACGCACGCGGCGAGTCACGACTGGTGTCGACCCGAAGTGGTCGACCCCGGACCGCTGGTCGTCGAGGCGGGTCGACACCCGGTCGTCGAGACGACGACGGACTTCGTGCCCAACGACGTGGACCTCCGCGACGACCGGGGCTTCCTGCTCGTCACCGGCCCCAACATGAGTGGGAAGTCGACGTACATGCGACAGGCGGCGCTGATCGTTCTGCTGGCGCAGGCGGGGAGTTTCGTCCCCGCGCGTGCCGCGACGGTGGGCGTCGTCGACGGCATCTACACGCGCGTGGGCGCCCTCGACGAACTCGCGGGCGGGCGGTCGACGTTCATGGTCGAGATGCAGGAGTTGAGCAACATCCTCCACTCGGCCACCGAGGAGTCGCTGGTCGTCTTGGACGAGGTGGGTCGCGGGACGGCGACGTACGACGGCATCTCCATCGCGTGGGCGACGACGGAGTACATCCACAACGAAATCGGCTGCAAGTGCCTCTTTGCCACTCACTACCACGAACTGACCGCGCTCGCGGACCACCTGCCGCGCGTGGCGAACGTCCACGTCGCTGTCGCGGGCGACGACGGGGGCGACGAGGATATCACGTTCCTCCGCACCATCGAGGAGGGGCCGACCGATCGGAGTTACGGCGTCCACGTCGCGGATCTGGCGGGCGTCCCGAAACCCGTCGTCGACCGCTCGCGGGACGTACTCGACCGCCTGCGCGAGGAGCGGGCCATCGAGGCACGGGGAGCGGAGACGAGCGACGGGGGCGAGAACGGCACGACACAGGCCGTCTTCGACCTGAGTGCGGGCGGGTTCCGGGAGGAGGCGGACGAGGCGACCGCCGAATCCGACGGCGGCGGCCTCGATCCGGCGACCGAGGCGGTCCTTTCGGAACTGGAGGACACGTCGCTCGCGGAAACGTCGCCGGTCGATCTCATGGCGCGGGTTCGGGAGTGGCAGGAGCGCCTGCCCGAGAAAGGGGAAAAATAGTCGGGTGGGCAACAGGCATATTCCACGTCGTGTCGATGAGGAAATATGGCATCAGTAGCTGTAGTCGGCGGCGGTCCCGCCGGACTGAGCGCCGCGCTGTTCACGGCCAAGAACGGTCTCGACACGACGGTGTTCGACACCGACGAGACGTGGATGCACAAGGCGCACTTGTTCAACTACCCCGGTATCGGCTCCATCGGCGGGAGCGAGTTCGTAGGCGTGGCCCGCCAGCAGGTCGACGACTTCGGCGTCGACCGGAAGCAGGGTGAGGAAGTGACGGGCGTCGCCAGCGACGGTGACGGCTTCACCATCACGACCGACGACCGCGAGTACGAGGCGGACTACGTGGTGCTCGCGACGGGTGCGGACCGGAGCCTCGCGACGGATCTCGGCTGTGCGACGGACGACGACGGCGTCGTCGAGGCGGGCGTCGAGATGGAGACGAGCGTCGACGACGCCTACGCCACGGGCGCGATGGTGCGCGCCGAAGAGTGGCAGGCCGTCATCTCGGCCGGCGACGGCGCCGCCGCCGCGCTCAACATCCTGAGCAAGGAGAAAGGCGAACATTACCACGACTTCGACGTGCCGGCGGACGCGGCCGAGACGTTCGGCGCGATGGCCGACGACGAGGCGTAGAACGCGGTCGCGAACGTCTCGGGCGCAGGTCCAGAGGTCGGCGCGATGGCCGACGACGAGGCGTAGAACGCGGTCGCGAACGGCGGAGCGCACCGCAGCCCAACGTACAAACCCGCCGCGACCCTATTCGTTCCCATGTCTGCACTCGCCGACGAACCCTGCGAAGCCTGCACCAGCGACGACGACCCGCTCACAGCGGCGGAGTACGAACCGTATCTCGACGGCATCCGCGCGGACGTGTGGGAGGTCGTCGACGACCACCACCACCTCGAAGGCCACTACGAGTTCGACGACTTCCGTGACGCGTTGGAGTTCACCTACGAAATCGGCGAACTCGCGGAGGAGGAGTGGCACCACCCCGACATCGCGCTCGCGTGGGGCGAAGTCGACGTGAAGATGTGGACCCACAAGATCGACGGCCTCCACAAGACGGACTTCGTGATGGCGGCGCGGATGGACCGCATCCACGAAGATTACGCACCGGACGAGTAGCCGTACCCCAGCCCTTATCCCTCCGACTGCCGTCTCCGAGGTATGGCTATCACTGCTGGCGATACGGTCACCATCGAGTACACCGGTCGTCTCGACGACGGCAGCGTCTTCGACACGACGAAAGAATCGGTCGCGGAGGAGGCGGGCCTCCTCGAAGAACAGCCCGACCGCGAGTTCGGTCCCCTCACCGTCGAGGTCGGTGCGGGCAACCTCATCGAGGGGATGGAGGACGGACTCCTTGGTCTCGAAGCGGGCGACACGGAGACGCTCACGATCCCCCCGGAGGAGGCATACGGTGAGGCTGGGGACGGCCAGAGCCGGGAGTTCGACCGCGAGCAGTTCGAGGGCATGGTCGGGCAGGAGCCGGTCGAAGGGATGGAAGTGCGGACGCAGGGCGGCGCGTCGGGGTCCGTCGTCGACGCCGACGCGGACACCGTCACCGTCGACTTCACGCACCCACTGGCGGGCGAGACGCTGACGTTCGAGATCGAAGTGGTCGACGTCGAATAGGGGACCGTGGCGTTGATGGTGTCTCCGGCCGTCGGTGGCTGTCGTGAGTGAGACGCCGACCATCCACGCGCTAGACGACGCGACGGTGCGCCGTATCGCCGCCGGCGAGGTGGTCGAGCGCCCCGCGAGCGTCGTGAAGGAACTGATCGAGAACAGCCTCGACGCCGACGCCTCGCGGGTGACCGTCGTCGTCGAGGGTGGCGGTACGGAAAGCGTGCGCGTCCGCGACGATGGCGTCGGCATGACCGCCGCCGACCTCGAACGCGCGGTAGAAGAGCACACGACGAGCAAGATCAGTTCGGGCGACGATCTCGAAGCCGTGGGCACCCTCGGCTTCCGGGGCGAGGCGCTCCACACCATCGGCGCGGTGTCGCGGCTGACGATCCGGTCGCGGCCCCGTTCGGGCGGTCGCGGCCACGAACTCGCCATCGAGGGCGGGGACGTGGGCGAGGTGCAACCCTCCGGCTGTCCGCCGGGCACCGTCGTCGAAGTCGAGGATCTGTTCTACAACACGCCGGCGCGGAAGAAGTTCCTCAAGACGGAGACGACGGAGTTCGACCACGTCAACCGCGTGGTGACGCAGTACGCCCTCGCCAACCCGGACGTGGCGACGACGCTGGAACACGACGGGCGCGAAGTCTTCTCGACGGAGGGGAACGGCGACCTCGAATCGACGATTCTCGCCGTCTACGGCCGGGAGGTAGCGTCGTCGATGGTCGGCGTGGGGGAGGGATCGACGATCCCTCCGGAAGGCGGCGAAGCCGCCGGTGCCGATCCGGACGCCGCACCCGTCGCGTCGGTGTCGGGGCTGGTGAGCCACCCGGAGACGACGCGGGCGGGCCGGGAGTACCTCTCGACGTTCGTCAACGGGCGGTACGTGACGGCGAGCGTCCTCCGCGAGGCGGTCCTCGACGCCTACGGCGGCCAACTCGCGTCGGATCGGTACCCCTTCGCCGTCCTGTTCGTCGAGGTGCCGCCGGACGCGGTAGACGTGAACGTGCACCCCCGGAAGATGGAAGTCCGGTTCGACGAGGAGTCGGCAGTGGCCGACGCCGTGCGGACGGCGATCCGGGAGGCGTTGCTGGACGAGGGACTCGTTCGCTCGTCGGCCCCCCGGGGGCGATCCGCGCCCGCGGAGACGCAGATCACGCCCGAGTCGCCGGAGCGGGAGATTGCGGGTGGCGAGGCGGTCGACGTGGACGAAACGACGACGGCCACGCTCGACGAGTCACCGACGGTCGATACGGGGGCCGAAGTCGGGATGGACCGGGCAGACCGAGCGTCCGGGACGGAACGAGATGACGGGGCCGGGGAAGCGACGCGGACGACGACGCTCGACGAGGTGACGAGTGACTCGTCGGGAGCGGCGGACGCGCCGACGGAGTCGTCGACGGCGGACACGACCAGACCCGAGTCGTCGGGTGCGGCGAGTGACGCGTCGGACGCGGGCGAGCGGAATCGCCAGCGCGCACGCGACGACGAGACGGCCGACGCGGGCACGACGCCCGACACCGCGGCGACCGACGACACCGGGGACTGGCACCACGGCGGCGTCGTGGGGCCGACGGACCAGCGAACGCTCGACGGCGAGACGGCGGCGCCGGACCGCGCGTTCGACCGCCTGCCTCCGCTGCACGTACTGGGCCAGTTCGACGACACGTACGTCGTCGCGGAGACGCCGGACGGCCTCGTCCTGATCGATCAGCACGCGGCGGACGAGCGGATCAACTACGAACGGTTGCGCGCGGAGATGAGCGGCGAGACGCCGACGCAGGCGCTGGCGGAGCCGGTCGACCTCGAACTCACCGCGCGCGAGGCGGAACTGTTCGACACCTACCGTGACGCGCTGGCGGCACTGGGCTTTCACGCCGACCGGGTCGACGACCGGACGGTCGAGGTGCGGACGGTGCCGACCGTCTTCGATTCGGCGCTCGATCCGTCGCTCCTTCGCGACGCGCTGACGGGGTTCGCGGGCGGAACGGAGGGCGAGACGGTCGACGCGGTGGCCGACGCCCTGCTCGCGGATTTGGCGTGTTATCCCTCGATCACGGGCAACACGTCGCTGACGGAGGGGTCGGTGGTCGACTTGCTCGACGCGCTCGACGACTGTGAGAACCCCTTCGCCTGCCCGCACGGTCGGCCGGTCGTCGTCGCGTTCGACCGCGAGGAGATCGAGGATCGATTCGAGCGCGACTATCCGGGTCACGGCGGGCGGCGGGCGGAGTAACGCGAATCTCACGGAGGGGGGGGGTACAGACGGCCGCACACTTTTTGCGCCGGTCGGTCGAACGGAGGTCGTGACCGATCTGGTAACGGTCGGCGAAGCCACACTCCGGTTCTCGCCGCCACAGGGCGAACGCATCGCAACCGCCCGGGAGTTCGCGGCCCACGTGGGCGGGCCGGAGAGTAACGTCGCGGCCGCGGCGGCGACGCTGGATCTGGACGCCGTCTGGCTGTCGAAACTCCCCGATACGGCACTGGGGCGGCGGATCGTGGGCGACCTGCGGCGCTACGGCGTCCGCACCGGCGTCGTGTGGACCGACGACGGGCGCACGTCGACGGCGTTCGTCGAACGCGGCGAGACGGCCGGCGCGACGACGGTGCTGGACCGCGACGATGCCGCGATGGCGACGACGGCGCCCGAGGACGTGCCGATGGGCGTGGTCCGCGACGCCGAGACGCTCTTCGTCAGTGGCGCGACGCCCGCACACTCCGAAACGCTGCTGGAGACGACGGCGACGCTGCTGGAGGTGGCTGGCGAGGCGGGGACGACACGCGCGTTCGACACGCGGTTCGAGAAGACGGGACTCGACGCCGGGAAGGCACTGGAAGTGTACGATCACCTCCTCGACGACGCCGACGTGTTGATCGTCGACGAGGCGGACGCGGAGGCGGTGTTCGGCCTCGACGGCGACGTGGTGCCCACGGGCCACAGCATCCGGACGCGCTACGACTGCGAGACGGTGGTCGTCACCCGCGAGAACCCGGATCACGCGGTCGTCGGGCTGGAGGGTGAATCCATCTACGAGGTGCCGCCGTTCGAGGTGGAGACGCGCGACCCTGCCGGTGCCCACGACGCGTTCGTCGGCGGCTTCCTGGCCGGGCGACACCGTGACGAGGACATGAAAGGGGCGTTGCTCGACGGCGCGGCGACGGAGGCGCTCAAACGGACGATTATCGGGGACGCCGTCACCGGCTCGCGGCAGGACATCGCGACCATTCGTGACCGTCGCGAGTGAGGGAAGGGGAAAAGTGGCAGCAGCCGACCCGGGCCCGGTCGGGGAGCCGGGCCGGAGTCGGTTGGAACGCCGGTAGGGTCGGGAAGACGTCGCGGGGACCGACGCCACCGGCACGCGGGGAATCGTCCGGAGGGCGTCGGCAATCCACACTACACCGGGTAGGCGAATAAATCCATCAGTGACTCAGACACGAATTTTAGCTACGGCGACACACCTTTGATTCCGGAGCGATGAGCGCGGATATGTCCGATCACGACGTGAGCGTCGAGATAGAGGTCGACGTGGAAGTCGACAGCAACGAACTCGAATTCGACGCCGACGACAAACGCGACGTGGAGGCCGAACTGGAGGCCGAAGGGCTCACCATCGAGGTCGAAGCCGAGATCGAACGACACTGATCGGCCCCGAAACCGACAGCTTATTTTTAGGCCAGCCTAATTCGTTGGGTATGGACGAGTCGGTGCGGGTAACACTCGAGGATGGGGACGAGAGTGACGTGGTCCGCATCCGGGGGACTGCGGACGAAGTGACGGTCGGTGACGCCACGTTTCGGTTCGATATCGGCGGCCCGGACGCCGAACAGGGTGAACCCGACGGCGGGATAGTCGTCGACGGAGCGGCAGACGCGGATGCGGAGGTGGAGCCGGAGCCGAAGGCGGACGAGAACGACAGACGCTACGTCGCGCCCGCCGACGCCGTCCCGGACCGTGGCACGCTTCGCTTCGAGGCGACCGCCGGCCGCCGCCGAGTCGACGGGATCCTCCAGCGACTGGACGACGAGGGCATCGTTGCGTGGGAGAACTCCTGCCCGCACAAGCCCGAGGTCCAGCTCGACCGGGGACTGGGCGCGCTGATCGACGGCGACCAACTCGTCTGTCACGAGCACGGCGCGCGCTTCAACTGCGACGACGGCTACTGCACGCGCGGCCCCTGTCGCGGCCGTTCGCTCTCACCGATCGACGTGACCGTCCGCGACGGCGACGTGTTCCTGACGGACGACCGGTTCGAGGCGGGACAGCGGCTGGACTAATTACGCCCGCGGCACCAGCGTCGGCGTCGGATACGTCCCACCGTTGACGTGGAGGACCTGTCCGGTGACGAACGACGCGCGGTCGGACGCGAGGTAACAGCAGGCGTCGGCCACCTCGTCGACCCGGCCGAGGCGGCCGAGCGGCGTCGATTCGACCACCTCGCGCTCGATCCGTTCCCACTCGTCGGTCGCCTCGCGTCCCACGTCGATGAGCCCCGGCGAGAGGCCGTTCACCCGCACCCCATCCGGGCCGAACTCCGTGGCGAGTTGGCGAGTCATCCCCTCGATACCGAGTTTCGAGCCGTAGGAGTGGACGTGCCCAAAGTTGCCGAGATACACCATCGCCCCGATCAGGTTGACGACGGCGCCGCCGCCCGCGTTCAGCATGTCCGGGAGGACGTGCTGGGTCGTGAGGAAGAGGCCCCGGAAGTTAACGTCGAGGACGCGGTCGAGTTCGGCCTGACTCACGTCGAGGAAGGGCGTACTCGGCCGGTAGGTGGCGTTGTTCACCAGTACGTCTATCGGGCCGAGTTCCGACCGCACCGTCTCGACCATCGCCTCGACGTCGTCCGGATCGGCTAGGTCTCCGAGAGCGACGGCGGCCGTTCCGCCGGCGGCCTCGACACGGGCGGCCGTCTCCGCACACCCCTCGCGGTCGGTGTGGGCACAGACACCCACGTCCGCTCCTCGTTCAGCCAGTTCCGTCGCGATGGCCCGCCCGATGTTTCGACTCGATCCCGTCACCAGCGCCGTCCGGTCGGAGAACTCCATGCAGAGGGCACGCCCAACGGTACCAAATAACGAACGGACGCGCAGACTGTCGGCTCGACGACGGCCCGGCGGCGGGATCGCCCCGATTTAAGCCGTCCCGCCCCGCGCCGACGGTATGGCCGCTTTCGTGAGCCACGACGACCTGCTCGATCAGTTGGCGGGGGCGACGTTCGACCGCCCGCCAGCGCTCGTCGCCAACGCCCATATCACGGGACTGGGTGTCGCCCGCGCCCTCGCCGACCACGGCGTCCCCGTCGTCGCCGTCGACCGAACCGGCGAGGGTGTGGCTCCACCGTCCGATGCAGTCGACTTCGCGGGGGCGGTCACCTACCCGCTCGACGACCCCGACGGCTTCCGGGCGGACGTCGAAGCCGTCGTGGAGGCTGCGGGCACCGAC
This window encodes:
- a CDS encoding DUF7345 domain-containing protein, coding for MSERSSGRLVTVVVAALILSAAAAPVIGAVAPTSDPTQSPQFDSGPVYQQGVDTDSVRLIVSVNENGSATWTVQYWTRLDDENTTAAFESLQSDIEANPESFSDRFASRMQSTVGTAENATGREMNASDFDVRAETRAPPEYGVVIYTFHWDGFAAVDGDTIRVGDAIEGIFLDDRTRLVVEWPSTYATTDVTPAPDERREDAVVWRGAETSFVSGEPSVVLRPASTVTTSAAGGGGGDGTVSPTPDGGGSTLPLLGIGFLFVVVAAAWRYRDRFGDRGAGTAADGQAADADGDGADDAGATTETREDLLSNEERVLQFVREHGGRVKQQEIVEAFDWTEARTSQIVRDLRDEGELEGFRLGRENVLKLPDGDDEQ
- the thiD gene encoding bifunctional hydroxymethylpyrimidine kinase/phosphomethylpyrimidine kinase, with protein sequence MTRRRAPVSPPVALTIAGSDSGGGAGIQADLKTMEAHGVFGTSVVTAVTAQNTLGVEGSYALPIEEIDAQYSAVQTDFDLGAVKTGMLATAPVIDLVADRLTDAGAPVVVDPVMVAASGDRLLDPDAEAAYEDLIAEATLVTPNVDEATVLTGIEPTDRDTAREAGEALVGMGADAALVKGGHVGRDGNTVTDTLVVDEEDGLATRTFEHPRIDTDATHGSGCTLSSAIAAHLAHGETLPFAVEAGTAFMERAVRYSLDVGNGPGAVHHLAALREAADRHRTMTDVAEVVEAFVDRDVSRLVPEVGMNVVGATAYAERVGETAAVEGRITRTLSGVSPNRGVRLGASSHVARFLLAAREFDPDLRFAVNCRFDDETAAATAELDGPTTEYDRDAEPDDASGTMGWGARQAFGAVDADDPTPVAVLDRGAVGKEAIIKVVAETPEELGERVFALLDAVE
- the mutS gene encoding DNA mismatch repair protein MutS, coding for MTADGIVGEFLALKSETDADLLAMQCGDFYEFFAEDAEFVGDELDLKVSEKSSHGSTYPMAGVPVDDLTPYLKALVERGYRVAVADQYETEDGHAREITRVVTPGTLLETTDPAAQFLASIVVVDGRYGLALADVTTGEFLVTTTDAAADVLAELHRFDPVEVLPGPTVDATGDLLTRVRDRTDASITDYDEAAFAPGRAERTLREQFGDTALESVGLDDRAGVAAAGAALAYVKETGVGVLDAMTRLQAYDPGDHLDLDATTQRNLELTETMHGDREGSLLGTVDHTVTSAGRRRLREWLTRPRRDRTVIDRRLDSVDALASAALARDRVREVLDDAYDLERLAARASSGSADATDLLSVRDTLAVLPALADAVADSRLADSPLSDIVDRPDRETAAALLAELDSALSEDPPKTVTEGGLFRRGYDADLDDLLDRYEDAREWLDGLAEREKARTGITHLQVDRNKTDGYYIQVGKSETDDVPEEYREIKTLKNSRRYTTDELEEREREILRLEEARGDLEYDLFRDLRDRVAAHAECLQAVGRTLATVDALASLATHAASHDWCRPEVVDPGPLVVEAGRHPVVETTTDFVPNDVDLRDDRGFLLVTGPNMSGKSTYMRQAALIVLLAQAGSFVPARAATVGVVDGIYTRVGALDELAGGRSTFMVEMQELSNILHSATEESLVVLDEVGRGTATYDGISIAWATTEYIHNEIGCKCLFATHYHELTALADHLPRVANVHVAVAGDDGGDEDITFLRTIEEGPTDRSYGVHVADLAGVPKPVVDRSRDVLDRLREERAIEARGAETSDGGENGTTQAVFDLSAGGFREEADEATAESDGGGLDPATEAVLSELEDTSLAETSPVDLMARVREWQERLPEKGEK
- a CDS encoding NAD(P)/FAD-dependent oxidoreductase, which encodes MASVAVVGGGPAGLSAALFTAKNGLDTTVFDTDETWMHKAHLFNYPGIGSIGGSEFVGVARQQVDDFGVDRKQGEEVTGVASDGDGFTITTDDREYEADYVVLATGADRSLATDLGCATDDDGVVEAGVEMETSVDDAYATGAMVRAEEWQAVISAGDGAAAALNILSKEKGEHYHDFDVPADAAETFGAMADDEA
- a CDS encoding 4a-hydroxytetrahydrobiopterin dehydratase, producing the protein MSALADEPCEACTSDDDPLTAAEYEPYLDGIRADVWEVVDDHHHLEGHYEFDDFRDALEFTYEIGELAEEEWHHPDIALAWGEVDVKMWTHKIDGLHKTDFVMAARMDRIHEDYAPDE
- a CDS encoding FKBP-type peptidyl-prolyl cis-trans isomerase, whose product is MAITAGDTVTIEYTGRLDDGSVFDTTKESVAEEAGLLEEQPDREFGPLTVEVGAGNLIEGMEDGLLGLEAGDTETLTIPPEEAYGEAGDGQSREFDREQFEGMVGQEPVEGMEVRTQGGASGSVVDADADTVTVDFTHPLAGETLTFEIEVVDVE
- the mutL gene encoding DNA mismatch repair endonuclease MutL, with the protein product MSETPTIHALDDATVRRIAAGEVVERPASVVKELIENSLDADASRVTVVVEGGGTESVRVRDDGVGMTAADLERAVEEHTTSKISSGDDLEAVGTLGFRGEALHTIGAVSRLTIRSRPRSGGRGHELAIEGGDVGEVQPSGCPPGTVVEVEDLFYNTPARKKFLKTETTEFDHVNRVVTQYALANPDVATTLEHDGREVFSTEGNGDLESTILAVYGREVASSMVGVGEGSTIPPEGGEAAGADPDAAPVASVSGLVSHPETTRAGREYLSTFVNGRYVTASVLREAVLDAYGGQLASDRYPFAVLFVEVPPDAVDVNVHPRKMEVRFDEESAVADAVRTAIREALLDEGLVRSSAPRGRSAPAETQITPESPEREIAGGEAVDVDETTTATLDESPTVDTGAEVGMDRADRASGTERDDGAGEATRTTTLDEVTSDSSGAADAPTESSTADTTRPESSGAASDASDAGERNRQRARDDETADAGTTPDTAATDDTGDWHHGGVVGPTDQRTLDGETAAPDRAFDRLPPLHVLGQFDDTYVVAETPDGLVLIDQHAADERINYERLRAEMSGETPTQALAEPVDLELTAREAELFDTYRDALAALGFHADRVDDRTVEVRTVPTVFDSALDPSLLRDALTGFAGGTEGETVDAVADALLADLACYPSITGNTSLTEGSVVDLLDALDDCENPFACPHGRPVVVAFDREEIEDRFERDYPGHGGRRAE
- a CDS encoding sugar kinase — encoded protein: MTDLVTVGEATLRFSPPQGERIATAREFAAHVGGPESNVAAAAATLDLDAVWLSKLPDTALGRRIVGDLRRYGVRTGVVWTDDGRTSTAFVERGETAGATTVLDRDDAAMATTAPEDVPMGVVRDAETLFVSGATPAHSETLLETTATLLEVAGEAGTTRAFDTRFEKTGLDAGKALEVYDHLLDDADVLIVDEADAEAVFGLDGDVVPTGHSIRTRYDCETVVVTRENPDHAVVGLEGESIYEVPPFEVETRDPAGAHDAFVGGFLAGRHRDEDMKGALLDGAATEALKRTIIGDAVTGSRQDIATIRDRRE
- a CDS encoding Rieske (2Fe-2S) protein produces the protein MDESVRVTLEDGDESDVVRIRGTADEVTVGDATFRFDIGGPDAEQGEPDGGIVVDGAADADAEVEPEPKADENDRRYVAPADAVPDRGTLRFEATAGRRRVDGILQRLDDEGIVAWENSCPHKPEVQLDRGLGALIDGDQLVCHEHGARFNCDDGYCTRGPCRGRSLSPIDVTVRDGDVFLTDDRFEAGQRLD